TACCCATTTGGCCCGTTCGTCCTCCGACACCAAAAAAATACCTCGTTTGCCGCTTGTGCCTGTCGAAAGGCCAATGGTAATGCCATTAATTTCGGTTTTAAAATCGCGGCTTTTTTCTGCTTGAAGCGCAACGTTAAGTGCCTCTTCTTTCCGAATTTGGCAGGTATTGATTTTGTCGAAGTGGGCCATAAATTCGGTTTTGGTGATTTGTGGCACGGCTTCCCAATCGAAGGTTCGTCCGTTGAAAAAACGGGCATAAAAAGGGGATTTGCGTAAAACCCGTTGGGCAAAATCTGCTAATTTTTGCGTTTGATAACGCGCTAAAGCCTTTCGCGAACCAAAACGGGGTAAGAACGCATTTTTCAACCAATAAAACACGACTTTTAATTTAAAGCGCATGGCAAACGTGCTTAAGGGTTTCGGGACAATGGGTAAACAAAATTTTAAAATCGGGGTGCGCTTCTTCAAACCGCCGGATTTTGGCTTGCGTCTCCACAAAATCCGTCCATGAATCGAAAAAGAGTTTGACTACGCTGCGGGGCAAAATGCCAGTATGGTAACTGTCGTAAGCCCACGAAGCATCTGTACCAAAGAAGATTTTTTGGCCTTCATGCGCAAAAATAAAGCCCAACATTCCCCGTGCATGCCCCGGAAGTTTTACCACCTGAAAAGCCGTTTGCTGAAAAAGGCTCCAGACTTCCAAGCCTTCTTCGGTGATGGTTGATCCATCGGCAAGGGCTTCTAAAGGTTGGAGGCGCTCGGCAAAATCATCGGGTAATAAGCCATGCAAAATGCCCTTTTTTACAGCT
The nucleotide sequence above comes from Rhodothermia bacterium. Encoded proteins:
- a CDS encoding MBL fold metallo-hydrolase, which codes for MAQNPDLSLDFFASGYCVAHAAVANPKTGRGKTSFYAVWALLHLPNVGYVMVDTGYSPEFIRATKPFPARLYRWMTPMFLQNEETAKAILAQKGLAPEDIRYILISHFHGDHIAGLKDFPQATFICSTAALAEVQALSGFKAVKKGILHGLLPDDFAERLQPLEALADGSTITEEGLEVWSLFQQTAFQVVKLPGHARGMLGFIFAHEGQKIFFGTDASWAYDSYHTGILPRSVVKLFFDSWTDFVETQAKIRRFEEAHPDFKILFTHCPETLKHVCHAL